The proteins below are encoded in one region of Gemmatimonadota bacterium:
- a CDS encoding MogA/MoaB family molybdenum cofactor biosynthesis protein, with protein sequence MTADREGPRHAEPRGAVRVAALTVSDGVVSGHREDLSGRAIAEWADARGHALVDRNAVADEVDRIRAVLESWTASGSVDLILTTGGTGFTARDVTPEATAPLIERDAPGLADAIRRLGAKNTPYAILSRGLAGIRGRTLIVNLPGGTGGVRDGLAVLDEVLHHAVDLLRGERTDHTA encoded by the coding sequence GTGACCGCGGACCGGGAAGGCCCCAGGCACGCCGAACCGCGCGGGGCCGTACGCGTCGCGGCGCTGACCGTGTCGGACGGGGTCGTCAGCGGACACCGCGAGGACCTCAGCGGCAGGGCGATCGCGGAGTGGGCGGACGCGCGCGGCCACGCGCTGGTCGATCGAAACGCCGTCGCCGACGAGGTGGATCGGATCCGTGCGGTGCTCGAGTCGTGGACCGCCTCCGGCTCGGTCGATCTCATCCTGACCACGGGGGGAACGGGCTTCACCGCCCGGGATGTGACGCCCGAGGCCACCGCGCCGCTGATCGAGCGAGACGCGCCGGGCCTGGCCGACGCCATCCGGCGACTCGGCGCGAAGAACACCCCCTACGCGATCCTGTCGCGTGGCCTGGCCGGGATCCGCGGCCGCACCCTGATCGTGAATCTCCCGGGAGGCACTGGAGGCGTGCGCGACGGCCTCGCGGTGCTGGACGAGGTGCTCCATCACGCCGTGGACCTCCTCAGGGGAGAGCGCACCGACCACACCGCTTAA
- a CDS encoding sigma-54 dependent transcriptional regulator, translating to MITTVDLESAVHLRDAFAEAGFATELLTREESVADYPDAALLVLAGELRRPAARRRVAEAEELDHLPVIGLAGSAPEVAACRDLGLAACLVKPLDLREAVAEGRRHVERRRLRRLTGIVGDTEPVQEALERVVQFAPVNATVLITGESGTGKELIARGIHALSARRHKPFIAANVAALPETILESELFGHEKGAFTGAIAQRKGLFELAHKGTLFLDEIGEMPGSTQTKLLRVLEEREFLRVGGEAPLRVDVRVLTATNRDLKMLADFGKFRRDLYYRLNVLHIAMPPLRERLADIPLLVEAFAREVAKRHDRDPVTLSPEAVRVLQAYDWPGNIRELRNLVESMGVLTPGREIQPSDIPGAIRSGGGMAGVPALLSPGGDSDGLRPELEFVFRTLVDLRVDIEDLRDRFEVFRRDRALSGSAAGTRTTLLPAGLAGGVEVVDAEEVPVREGVEVGVSFGAAADHALAAEEEDLEGVIVYRPGMTLQELEREAIAAALAEVKGNRRKAAAALGIGERTLYRKIKEYGIPL from the coding sequence TTGATCACCACCGTCGACCTCGAGTCGGCGGTGCACCTGCGGGACGCGTTCGCCGAGGCCGGATTCGCGACCGAGTTACTCACGCGCGAGGAGTCGGTGGCCGACTACCCCGACGCGGCCCTGCTGGTGCTCGCCGGTGAGCTACGCCGCCCCGCAGCCAGGCGGCGCGTGGCGGAGGCGGAGGAATTGGATCACCTCCCGGTAATCGGGCTGGCCGGATCCGCCCCCGAGGTGGCCGCGTGTCGGGACCTGGGGCTGGCGGCGTGCCTGGTGAAGCCGCTCGATCTGCGCGAGGCGGTCGCCGAGGGTCGCCGGCACGTAGAGCGTCGCAGACTGCGGCGACTGACGGGAATAGTGGGAGACACCGAGCCCGTGCAGGAAGCGCTCGAGCGAGTCGTTCAGTTCGCTCCGGTCAACGCGACGGTGTTGATCACCGGTGAGAGCGGCACGGGCAAGGAACTGATAGCTCGCGGCATTCACGCGCTGTCCGCCCGCCGCCACAAGCCTTTCATAGCGGCCAACGTCGCGGCGCTGCCCGAGACGATCCTCGAGTCGGAGTTGTTCGGCCACGAGAAGGGCGCGTTCACGGGCGCCATCGCCCAGAGGAAGGGTCTGTTCGAGCTCGCCCACAAGGGCACGCTCTTTCTGGACGAGATCGGCGAGATGCCGGGCTCCACGCAGACCAAGCTGCTCCGAGTTCTGGAAGAGCGCGAGTTCCTGCGGGTCGGCGGAGAGGCGCCCCTCCGCGTCGATGTGCGGGTGCTCACCGCCACCAATCGCGATCTGAAAATGCTGGCCGACTTCGGCAAGTTCAGGCGGGATCTGTACTACCGCCTCAACGTGCTGCACATCGCCATGCCGCCGCTCAGGGAGCGGCTGGCGGACATCCCGCTGCTCGTCGAGGCGTTCGCCAGGGAGGTGGCCAAGCGCCACGACCGGGACCCCGTGACTCTATCGCCCGAAGCGGTGAGGGTGCTACAGGCCTACGACTGGCCGGGCAACATCCGGGAGCTGCGCAACCTGGTGGAGTCCATGGGAGTCCTGACCCCGGGGAGAGAGATCCAGCCGAGCGACATTCCGGGCGCCATCAGGTCCGGCGGGGGCATGGCCGGGGTCCCGGCGCTGCTCTCCCCGGGCGGTGATTCCGACGGTCTCCGGCCCGAGCTCGAGTTCGTCTTCCGTACCCTGGTGGACCTGCGCGTGGACATCGAGGATCTGCGCGACCGCTTCGAGGTGTTTCGCCGGGATCGCGCCCTCAGCGGCTCCGCGGCTGGCACCCGCACCACGCTTCTCCCGGCCGGGTTGGCCGGCGGCGTAGAGGTGGTGGACGCCGAGGAGGTTCCTGTGCGTGAGGGCGTGGAAGTGGGGGTGTCGTTCGGCGCAGCAGCCGACCACGCGTTGGCGGCGGAAGAAGAGGACCTGGAGGGCGTGATCGTCTATCGCCCCGGGATGACCTTGCAGGAGTTGGAGCGGGAGGCGATCGCCGCGGCCCTGGCCGAGGTCAAGGGCAACCGCCGCAAAGCCGCGGCTGCGCTGGGGATCGGCGAGCGCACGCTGTACCGGAAGATCAAGGAATACGGGATCCCGCTCTAG
- a CDS encoding MarR family transcriptional regulator → MRATSVREEIKQSRPFRSASQEAVVALLRSAALLRNRFDAAVQHEGLTGQQYNVLRILRGAGTPLPTMEIADRLLEPAPGPTRLLDRIEAKGLVERSRCPEDRRRVLCELTEEGRAVVDRLDATMDEFDDGCFASLADEEVRALIGALDSVRAGLRSP, encoded by the coding sequence ATGCGAGCGACCTCGGTACGAGAAGAGATCAAGCAGTCCCGACCGTTTCGGTCGGCTTCCCAGGAGGCTGTCGTGGCGCTGCTGCGCAGCGCGGCGTTGCTGCGCAACCGGTTCGACGCGGCGGTCCAGCACGAGGGCCTGACCGGTCAGCAGTACAACGTCCTCAGGATTCTGCGCGGGGCGGGAACTCCCCTGCCGACGATGGAAATCGCGGATCGCCTGTTGGAGCCGGCTCCGGGACCCACGCGCCTGCTCGATCGCATCGAGGCGAAGGGGCTCGTCGAGCGAAGCCGCTGCCCCGAGGATAGGCGCAGAGTGCTCTGCGAACTCACCGAAGAGGGCCGCGCCGTCGTGGACCGGCTGGACGCAACCATGGACGAGTTCGACGACGGTTGCTTCGCGTCGCTCGCGGACGAAGAAGTGCGCGCGCTGATCGGGGCCCTCGATTCGGTGCGCGCCGGACTCCGTTCCCCCTAG
- a CDS encoding MBL fold metallo-hydrolase: MRAQVLVVLLALLAPNQGAGQQPIAVTPLAGSLYRIDGAVDNIVVSVGPDGLLMVDTGYPFAVAGVRARLAELAGKSEPDILLNTHQHHGFANHLYADGSTRLIAHQATAERMERTALMAGVVLTPFPDGARPTETFRDSLTLRFNGERITLFHLPRAHTAGDVAVWFQGSNVLATGDAFVPHQPWISLDAGADVDGLLDGLDRILAAVPDDVIVVPGHDHTATLEDVRGLRDLVAAAVDTVRARMDRGLSLLQTQLLGLPAELAAWEGSGVRQEFFLESIYRSVARARTNPGAPSLAFENGRWFDDGGFTPTTMYAVGGVLTTTRPPRVDRTIDLGGGWVVPPFAEAHTHRLSDARTLDAEHQRFLADGVFYAAVQDAATAVTEAHRSRAEDPALVDVSYTQGVVTPSWGVMPRFYAAMASTGRYGAGVKGPELEGSLYFVVDDPATLDGKWPAIRARNDRFVKVIVAFSDDIERRRDDPEAFGAAPPRYSARPGVTPEVLSRLVELAHRDGLAVSAHIETAADFRVALEAGVDWIAHMPASWQIGEGTGVDDPAAWRLTPQDAFAARRAGVPVVTTLSLGTPDDPRAEAFRTVHAHNLATLAQAGAPLAVGSDLFVGTSVAEALHLATFDALTDAQIFTLLAVQTPRLIFPERRIGFLRDGYEASFVVLGADPLSELSAIRDIRLRVKNGIVLR; encoded by the coding sequence ATGCGTGCGCAGGTTCTTGTCGTCCTGCTTGCCCTGCTCGCCCCGAACCAGGGCGCGGGTCAGCAGCCGATAGCCGTTACGCCTCTGGCCGGGTCGTTGTACCGGATCGATGGAGCCGTCGACAACATCGTCGTTTCCGTCGGCCCGGACGGCCTGCTCATGGTCGATACCGGATACCCGTTCGCCGTGGCGGGCGTGCGGGCTCGCCTTGCCGAGCTGGCCGGCAAGTCCGAGCCGGACATACTGCTCAACACCCATCAGCACCACGGCTTCGCGAACCATCTCTACGCGGACGGAAGCACCCGCCTGATAGCCCACCAGGCTACCGCCGAGCGAATGGAGCGGACCGCCCTCATGGCGGGCGTCGTGCTTACGCCGTTTCCGGACGGGGCCCGGCCTACCGAGACGTTCCGGGACTCGTTGACTCTCCGGTTCAACGGTGAGCGCATCACCCTGTTCCACTTGCCGCGCGCGCACACGGCGGGCGACGTAGCCGTCTGGTTCCAGGGCTCCAACGTGCTGGCCACCGGGGACGCGTTCGTGCCTCATCAGCCGTGGATAAGCCTGGACGCCGGCGCCGACGTCGACGGGCTGCTGGACGGCCTGGACCGAATCCTGGCCGCGGTGCCTGACGACGTGATCGTCGTGCCCGGGCACGATCACACCGCCACCTTGGAAGATGTCCGGGGGCTCCGGGATCTGGTGGCCGCGGCGGTCGACACGGTGCGGGCGCGCATGGACAGGGGCCTCTCGCTCCTGCAAACGCAGCTTCTCGGCCTCCCCGCCGAGCTCGCGGCGTGGGAGGGCAGCGGCGTACGTCAAGAATTCTTCCTGGAGAGCATCTACCGATCCGTGGCGCGCGCCCGCACCAACCCCGGCGCGCCGTCGCTCGCGTTCGAGAACGGGCGCTGGTTCGACGACGGCGGGTTCACCCCCACCACCATGTACGCCGTGGGCGGTGTGCTGACCACGACCAGGCCGCCGCGCGTGGACCGCACGATCGACCTGGGCGGCGGCTGGGTGGTTCCCCCGTTCGCCGAGGCGCACACGCACCGGTTGTCCGACGCGCGCACGCTGGACGCGGAGCACCAGCGATTCCTGGCCGATGGGGTGTTCTACGCCGCGGTACAGGATGCGGCGACGGCGGTGACGGAGGCGCACAGGTCGCGCGCGGAGGACCCCGCGCTCGTGGATGTCTCCTACACCCAGGGTGTCGTGACACCGTCCTGGGGCGTCATGCCGCGCTTCTACGCGGCGATGGCGAGCACCGGACGCTACGGCGCCGGCGTGAAGGGCCCGGAACTGGAAGGCAGCCTGTACTTCGTCGTGGATGATCCTGCCACGCTCGACGGCAAATGGCCGGCGATCCGGGCTCGGAACGATCGCTTCGTGAAGGTGATCGTGGCTTTCTCCGACGACATCGAGAGAAGGCGCGACGATCCGGAGGCGTTTGGCGCAGCTCCTCCCCGCTACTCGGCGCGCCCGGGAGTGACGCCGGAGGTCTTGAGCCGGCTGGTCGAGCTCGCCCACCGCGACGGCCTCGCGGTGTCGGCGCACATCGAGACGGCCGCCGACTTCAGGGTGGCGCTGGAGGCGGGCGTCGACTGGATCGCGCACATGCCCGCGTCATGGCAGATCGGCGAGGGAACGGGGGTCGATGATCCCGCCGCGTGGCGGCTCACCCCGCAGGATGCGTTCGCCGCGCGACGAGCCGGTGTCCCGGTGGTGACCACGCTTTCCCTGGGCACGCCGGACGACCCGCGGGCGGAGGCGTTCCGCACCGTTCACGCGCACAACCTGGCCACGCTGGCGCAGGCCGGCGCGCCGCTCGCGGTCGGCAGTGACCTCTTCGTCGGCACCTCGGTGGCGGAGGCCCTGCATCTCGCCACTTTCGATGCGCTCACGGACGCCCAGATCTTTACACTTCTGGCGGTGCAAACGCCGCGGCTCATATTCCCCGAGCGACGAATCGGCTTCCTGCGGGACGGCTACGAAGCCAGCTTCGTCGTGCTGGGAGCGGATCCCCTGAGCGAGTTGAGCGCCATCCGCGACATCCGGCTGAGGGTCAAGAACGGTATCGTGCTGCGGTAG
- a CDS encoding DoxX family protein, which produces MNSTLLRRFLVTTDSPAPALLRVPLAAVMFAHGAQKAFGWFGGFGFDGTMGYFTDTLGMPYALGLGTILIEVLGSPALAAGFLTRAWAVGIVAIMVGAVTVGGHLDNGFFMNWSGSQAGEGVELHLLVVSIAVTLLLLGGGRASVDLALARRRPRG; this is translated from the coding sequence ATGAATTCCACGCTGCTACGTCGCTTTCTGGTGACCACGGACTCTCCCGCACCGGCCCTGCTCCGCGTGCCCCTCGCCGCCGTCATGTTCGCGCACGGCGCCCAGAAGGCGTTCGGGTGGTTCGGCGGCTTCGGCTTCGACGGCACCATGGGCTACTTCACCGACACGCTCGGGATGCCGTACGCGCTGGGCCTGGGCACCATCCTGATCGAGGTGCTGGGCTCCCCGGCGCTCGCGGCGGGCTTCCTGACGCGCGCCTGGGCCGTTGGCATCGTCGCGATCATGGTGGGCGCGGTGACCGTGGGAGGCCACCTGGACAACGGCTTCTTCATGAACTGGTCCGGCTCCCAGGCGGGTGAGGGCGTTGAGCTCCATCTGCTGGTGGTGTCGATCGCCGTGACGCTGCTGCTGCTGGGCGGCGGGCGCGCCTCGGTGGACCTCGCGCTGGCCCGACGTAGGCCTCGGGGTTGA
- a CDS encoding TetR/AcrR family transcriptional regulator encodes MTTRPPPRQELSRRERRKLETRHRLVEAAMTLFRERGYEGTRVEDITERVDVAVGTFFNYFPAKEAVLADFHREWNERAIRHAGRVTARTTLNRFREQFLWSVRDITAEDARLHRILVAELLTKPALLVDNRDVMERLFRIYDGWIEAGKRRGDVRVDVDPRTASLMLQEMFFFNVIRWGGDSTLDLEGRVTARLDLLFKGLGTA; translated from the coding sequence ATGACGACGAGGCCACCGCCCAGGCAGGAGTTGTCGCGCCGCGAGCGCCGCAAGCTGGAGACGCGTCACCGCCTGGTGGAGGCGGCCATGACGCTGTTCCGCGAGCGCGGCTACGAAGGTACCAGGGTGGAGGACATCACGGAGCGTGTCGACGTGGCCGTCGGCACGTTCTTCAACTACTTCCCCGCGAAGGAGGCCGTCCTGGCCGACTTCCACCGGGAGTGGAACGAGAGAGCCATCCGGCACGCGGGCCGGGTCACCGCCAGAACCACCCTCAACCGATTCCGCGAGCAGTTCCTGTGGTCCGTCCGGGACATCACCGCCGAGGACGCTCGCCTGCACCGCATCTTGGTGGCCGAGCTGCTGACCAAGCCGGCGCTCCTGGTGGACAATCGCGACGTCATGGAGCGCCTGTTCCGCATCTACGACGGCTGGATCGAGGCCGGCAAAAGGCGGGGAGACGTGCGCGTCGATGTCGACCCTCGGACGGCATCGCTCATGCTTCAGGAGATGTTCTTCTTCAACGTCATCCGCTGGGGCGGCGACTCGACGCTGGACCTGGAGGGACGCGTTACGGCGCGTCTGGACCTGTTGTTCAAGGGTCTCGGAACAGCGTAA